From one Humulus lupulus chromosome 8, drHumLupu1.1, whole genome shotgun sequence genomic stretch:
- the LOC133794749 gene encoding TPD1 protein homolog 1-like: MYTKMWDIYAGELVKVIEGSWYVIMKGVRLRSVVSDPRFSVVSCGLILTLCYVVTELFELKGTSTGEAGIKKLVFSKESSNTGFGRKLLQSDNGFDMNRITSSACSKEDIAIFQGPIAPLPNGIPSYAVQILNARVSGCSISHIHVKCGWFSSARLVNPRVFRRLYYDDCLVNNGEPLGPGETLSFQYANSFRYALSVSSVVCC, from the exons ATGTATACTAAAATGTGGGATATATATGCAGGTGAACTAGTTAAAGTCATCGAAGGTAGTTGGTACGTGATCATGAAAGGTGTACGACTGAGAAGCGTTGTTAGTGACCCAAGATTTTCTGTAGTCTCTTGTGGTCTGATCCTTACTTTGTGCTATG TAGTGACGGAGTTATTTGAGTTAAAAGGCACAAGTACAGGAGAAGCTGGCATTAAAAAACTGGTCTTTTCCAAGGAAAGTAGCAACACTGGTTTCGGTAGGAAGCTGTTACAGTCAGATA ATGGATTTGATATGAATCGTATTACTTCAAGTGCATGCTCAAAAGAGGACATTGCAATCTTCCAAGGACCAATAGCCCCACTTCCTAATGGGATTCCCTCATACGCAGTTCAGATTCTAAACGCCCGCGTTTCAGGCTGCAGCATCTCCCACATTCATGTCAAATGTGGATGGTTTAGCTCTGCCCGCTTGGTCAATCCTAGAGTGTTCAGGAGACTATACTATGATGATTGCCTGGTCAACAATGGTGAGCCTCTTGGCCCCGGCGAAACACTCTCCTTCCAGTATGCCAATAGTTTCCGTTATGCTCTCTCTGTTTCATCTGTCGTTTGCTGCTGA
- the LOC133794748 gene encoding uncharacterized protein LOC133794748, translating into MCSLKSQFNLLSLRCTNLTNSISIRPPLFPISHQKHATNLRTGSSLLSKVSITVHRHTVSQCTTKSDDIINNTILIQEVDPRCQNLSKGQNWTQVGTNEIDYSRSLIVGAVSVGVLLFLMGLDDQKALALGPEGPLAEEFWDNVRRYALYALTVSTGALYTIFLPIFELLKNPISAILILAILGGGFYLVSQVVSAMVGITDFSYDYSY; encoded by the coding sequence ATGTGTAGCTTGAAATCCCAATTCAACCTCCTCAGCCTCAGATGCACCAATCTCACCAATTCTATCTCAATTCGTCCACCACTTTTCCCCATCTCACACCAAAAGCACGCCACAAATTTACGCACTGGCTCCTCTTTGCTTTCAAAAGTTAGTATCACCGTTCATAGGCACACTGTGTCTCAATGCACAACCAAATCGGATGATATCATCAACAATACAATTTTGATCCAAGAAGTCGACCCCAGATGCCAAAATTTGTCAAAAGGTCAGAATTGGACTCAAGTTGGTACAAATGAGATAGACTATTCAAGGTCTTTAATAGTTGGGGCGGTTTCTGTTGGAGTCTTGCTGTTTCTGATGGGGTTGGATGACCAAAAGGCATTGGCTTTAGGTCCAGAAGGGCCATTGGCCGAAGAGTTCTGGGACAACGTAAGGAGATATGCACTTTATGCTCTCACTGTCAGTACTGGAGCCCTATACACAATCTTCTTGCCTATTTTTGAGTTACTGAAGAACCCCATTTCTGCAATTCTCATTTTGGCCATTCTGGGGGGCGGATTCTACCTAGTTTCCCAAGTGGTTTCTGCTATGGTAGGCATCACTGATTTTTCTTATGATTATAGTTATTGA
- the LOC133795068 gene encoding uncharacterized protein LOC133795068, producing MDVITTLNSGFDKTFKKVAFLNLPISNEKLQPSIIQAPTLELKPLLEHLKYVYLGKNETLPIIIARNLNQGQEEKLMRVLREYKTTIGWSIADIKGISPSMCMHRILLEEGSKPTREAQRRLNPPMMEVVKKEILKLLSVGIIYPISDSQWVSPVQVVPKKSGITVVKNDENELVPKRMQTGWQIVIAPEDQEKTTFTCPFGTFAFRRMTFRLCNAPATFQRFKGIEVDKAKIDLIRSLPSPTSVKEVRSFLGHAGFYRRFIKDFSRISTPLCNLLQKDVKFEFNDKCFMAFNLLKESLTTAPIIQPPNWELPFELMCDASDYAVGAVLGQRVDKLPHVIYYASRTLNDAQLNYSTTEKELLAVIFALEKFRSYLIGTKVIVYTDHAALRYLLAKKEAKPRLIRWILLLQEFDLEIKDKKGSENRVVDHLSRLIRDEDNLPIEEKFPG from the exons ATGGATGTCATAACCACACTCAATAGTGGTTTTGACAAGACTTTTAAGAAGGTTGCATTTCTTAATTTGCCGATTTCTAATGAGAAATTGCAGCCATCAATTATTCAAGCTCCTACACTTGAATTGAAGCCTCTTCTGGAGCATCtcaaatatgtttacttggggaAGAACGAGACACTTCCTATTATAATTGCAAGAAATCTTAACCAAGGTCAAGAAGAAAAATTAATGAGAGTACTCCGAGAGTATAAAACAACCATTGGTTGGTCTATTGCGGATATTAAGGGGATTAGCccttccatgtgcatgcaccgaaTTTTACTTGAAGAAGGGTCTAAACCAACACGTGAGGCGCAACGGAGATTGAATCCACCTATGATGGAGGTTGTGAAAAAGGAGATACTGAAGCTCCTTAGTGTGGGTATTATTTACCCAATTTCAGACAGTCAATGGGTGAGTCCTGTTCAGGTAGTGCCAAAGAAGTCAGGAATCACAGTGGTAAAGAATGATGAAAACGAGCTGGTACCAAAAAGAATGCAAACCGGGTGGCAa ATTGTTATAGCTCCTgaagatcaagagaagacaacctttacatgcccttttggtaCATTCGCTTTCCGACGCATGACGTTTAGGTTATGTAATGCTCCGGCCACATTTCAGCGAT TCAAGGGAATAGAGGTTGATAAGGCAAAGATTGATTTAATTCGTTCTCTACCATCTCCGACTAGTGTGAAAGAAGTAAGATCATTCCTTGGTCATGCAGGGTTTTATCGGAGATTTATAAAGGATTTCTCTAGAATTTCCACACCTCTATGCAACCTTCTCCAAAAAGATGTAAAGTTCGAATTTAATGACAAGTGTTTCATGGCTTTCAACCTATTAAAAGAGTCTCTAACTACAGCTCCTATAATTCAGCCACCGAATTGGGAGTTACCATTTGAACtcatgtgtgatgcaagtgactatGCCGTGGGCGCTGTTCTTGGGCAACGAGTTGACAAGCTTCCTCATGTTATATATTATGCTTCTCGCACTCTTAAtgatgctcaacttaattattccACCACTGAAAAAGAGCTCTTGGCGGTCATTTTTGCATTGGAAAAGTTTCGGTCATACTTGATTGGAACTAAAGTGATTGTGTATACCGACCATGCTGCCCTTCGCTATTTATTGGCAAAGAAAGAAGCCAAGCCTCGGCTGATCCGGTGGATTCTACTTCTTCAAGAGTTTGATTTGGAGATAAAAGATAAAAAGGGTTCGGAGAATAGGGTGGTGGATCACTTGAGTCGTCTTATTCGGGATGAAGATAATTTGCCCATAGAAGAAAAATTTCCCGGATGA
- the LOC133795067 gene encoding uncharacterized protein LOC133795067 codes for MSGEDTQNRLEAIKQYLESSSASRSSRIITNNLLFQRLAPQENPVKVPLPSDNESDSDDSVRSYRTMAQERTLKELAAPNLDQQPLCIQYPPLDVNFELKSGLIHLLPSFHGLPGEDPNKHLKEFHIVCSSMKPAAVTEEQIKLRAFPFSLKDAAKEWLYYLPPGTVETWNGMKTMFLERYFPASKVGSIRKEICGIRQYTGESLYEYWERFKRLCASCPHHQISEQLLIQYFYEGLQSLDRSMIDAASGGALVDKTPAAARSLISNMAANSQQFGIRQDPVPPPKSANEVSTSNANQLGQQLAQLTAVVQQLALGQQVQPCGICQVVGHPTDTCPTLVEGETEGVNAVGNFPGQLRQMYYEPFSQTYNPGWRDHPNLRYGNHQQIAQQPTAARPPGFTTQQRSQNNYVPRPSQPPQAAPQPSAKTSTEDLINALATNTLQFQQTTQASIKSLENQVGQLAASYNRLEAHLSNKLPSQPEMNPKENASAVTLRSGTQYDPPINEDVPPKPTTPTQLSPKPTIVIPPPFPSRLKKTKKEEVDKEILDTFRKVEVNIPLLDAIKQVSRYAKFLKELCTNKRKLRGNEKVSVGENVSAVLQKKLPPKCKDPGTFTIPCTIGNKRIERCMLDLGASINVMPFSIYASLNLDPLEETGVIIQLADRSNAYPRGVIEDVLVQVNELVFPADFYVLDMEDESIPCSTPILLGRPFMKTARTKIDVHDGTLTMEFDGETIRFNIFEAMRYPSDVHAVYSLDVLDILSQRVLDLHS; via the exons ATGTCTGGCGAAGACACTCAGAACAGGTTGGAAGCAATCAAGCAGTATCTTGAGTCATCGTCAGCCTCTCGGTCTTCAAGAATTATTACTAATAATCTGCTCTTTCAACGTCTTGCTCCGCAAGAAAATCCTGTTAAAGTGCCATTACCGTCTGACAATGAATCTGATTCTGACGATTCAGTTCGATCTTATAGAACAATGGCTCAGGAAAGGACATTGAAAGAGTTGGCAGCGCCAAATCTTGACCAACAACCACTATGCATCCAATATCCACCGTTGGATGTAAACTTTGAGCTGAAGTCGGGCCTCATCCACTTATTGCCTTCTTTCCATGGGCTGCCTGGTGAGGATCCGAATAAACATTTGAAGGAGTTTCATATTGTCTGTTCTAGTATGAAACCCGCTGCAGTGACTGAGGAACAGATTAAGCTGCgagcttttcctttctctctAAAGGATGCAGCTAAAGAGTGGTTGTACTATCTTCCACCTGGTACTGTTGAAACTTGGAATGGTATGAAGACTATGTTCCTAGAACGATACTTTCCGGCATCTAAAGTTGGAAGCATCAGGAAGGAGATCTGTGGTATAAGGCAGTATACAGGAGAGTCTTTGTAtgagtattgggagagatttaagaggTTGTGTGCTAGCTGCCCTCATCATCAGATAAGTGAACAGCTCCTCATTCAgtacttttatgaaggattacaatcactggataggagtatgattgatgcagccagtgggggtgcactagttgataagactcctgctgcagccaggagcttgatttctaatatggctgCTAACTCACAACAGTTTGGCATTCGTCAAGATCCTGTTCCACCGCCCAAATCAGCTAATGAAGTGAGCACCTCTAATGCTAATCAGCTGGGTCAACAATTGGCTCAATTAACTGCAGTGGTACAACAACTAGCTTTGGGCCAACAGGTGCAGCCATGTGGAATCTGTCAAGTAGTGGGGCACCCTACTGATACGTGCCCCACTCTAGTAGAGGGAGAAACTGAGGGTGTTAATGCTGTGGGAAATTTTCCTGGTCAATTACGTCAGATGTATTATGAACCATTTTCACAAACTTATAATCCTGGCTGGCGTGATCATCCAAACCTTCGATATGGGAATCATCAACAAATAGCTCAACAACCAACAGCAGCAAGACCACCTGGTTTCACTACACAACAGAGGTCTCAAAATAATTATGTACCTAGACCATCACAACCACCGCAGGCTGCTCCACAACCAAGTGCCAAAACTTCTACTGAGGATTTAATCAATGCACTTGCTACAAATACTCTTCAATTTCAGCAAACCACCCAAGCGTCCATCAAAAGTTTGGAGAATCAGGTGGGACAATTAGCAGCATCATATAACCGGTTGGAGGCTCATCTATCAAATAAATTGCCTTCACAACCTGAGATGAATCCCAAGGAGAATGCTAGTGCAGTGACTTTGCGCAGTGGGACGCAATATGATCCACCTA TTAATGAAGATGTTCCTCCAAAGCCAACCACCCCTACACAACTCAGCCCTAAGCCTACTATTGTCATTCCACCTCCATTCCCAAGCAGACTGAAAAAGActaaaaaggaagaggttgacaaggaaATTCTTGATACATTTCGAAAGGTAGAAGTGAATATCCCTCTTCTTGACGCTATTAAACAAGTGTCGCGCTATGCCAAGTTTCTGAAAGAGTTGTGCACTAATAAGCGTAAGTTGAGGGGTAATGAAAAAgttagtgtgggggagaatgtttccGCAGTTCTACAAAAGAagcttccaccaaagtgtaaggatcctggtacttttactatcccttgcactattggtaataaaagaattgagcgatgtatgttggatttgggagcctctatcaatgtcatgccattctccaTTTATGCTTCATTGAATCTCGATCCACTTGAAGAGACAggggtgattattcaacttgctgatcggtcgaatgcttatcccaggggtgtaatagaagatgttttagttcaagtaaatgaattggtgtttccggctgatttttatgttcttgatatggaagatgaatcTATTCCATGCTCCACTCCAATTTTGTTGGGGAGACCATTCATGAAGACTGCGAGAACTAAGATTGATGTGCATGACGGTACGTTGACCATGGAATTTGATGGGGAGACAattcgatttaatatttttgaggctatgaggTATCCAAGTGATGTACATGCTGTTTACTCTCTTGATGTGTTGGATATTCTTTCTCAACGAGTTTTAGATTTGCATAGTTAA